The following proteins are encoded in a genomic region of Neorickettsia risticii str. Illinois:
- the dut gene encoding dUTP diphosphatase, protein MQEHAKILLLPHGKGLEIPRYASKGSSGLDLRAAIEASMTLKPGMFELVPTGICIELPEGLEAQIRPRSGLAAKFGITVLNSPGTVDQDYRGEIKVCLINLSKNEFTINRGDRIAQMVIAKVEQILLVETGEIGETERASGGFGSTGTK, encoded by the coding sequence ATGCAAGAGCACGCAAAGATACTTCTTTTGCCGCATGGCAAGGGTTTGGAAATACCAAGATATGCAAGTAAGGGAAGTTCGGGATTGGACCTTCGTGCAGCCATAGAAGCAAGCATGACCCTAAAACCTGGAATGTTCGAACTAGTCCCTACAGGCATTTGCATCGAACTACCTGAGGGATTGGAAGCACAAATAAGGCCACGCTCAGGTCTCGCAGCAAAGTTTGGTATAACGGTCCTTAACAGTCCTGGCACTGTAGATCAGGACTATAGGGGAGAGATAAAAGTCTGCCTAATAAACCTATCCAAAAATGAATTTACTATCAATAGGGGCGATAGGATAGCTCAAATGGTAATAGCAAAAGTAGAACAAATACTGCTAGTGGAAACAGGAGAAATCGGGGAAACAGAGAGAGCTTCAGGAGGTTTTGGATCAACTGGGACTAAGTGA
- the gyrA gene encoding DNA gyrase subunit A, which produces MSTIIPVNLEQELKSSYLSYAMSVIINRAIPDVRDGLKPVHRRILYSMNELSFYWNKPYRKSARVIGEVIGKYHPHGDSAIYDALVRMAQNFSLLVPLIDGQGNFGSIDGDPAAAMRYTEVRLEYISKFLLDDLYENSVDFRSNYDNSETEPVVLPAKFPNILVNGTAGVAVGMATNVPTHNLSEVIEACKLYLENNNVTTDELLKVIKGPDFPTGGLIIGEEGIKASFETGKGSIIIRSKTHFEETETRKAIIVDELPYQVNKAKLIENIALLVKEKRLDSISDLRDESNKEGIRVVIELKRGASFEVVLNQLFQMTQLQTSYSTNMMLLDNMRPTLMSLRDILAAFIAHRKEVISRRTEFRLAKAREKANVLVALYVAILNIDEVVRILKSSGDNETAVKALCAKHWTIDEELELLVETISNIKLLNREYKLSTAQSKAILEMKMQRITNTEKGQLVAEIHAEMDIVKECASILGSEAVLTNVIVQELNEIKAKYPQARKSIILKNVNAVYAEEDLIEREQVVVTATYSGYIKRVQISNYRVQRRGGKGRIAQNIKSEDQLAQIFVLSTHDEILFFSSKGKVYKLKAYKLPIGEPQSRGRALVNIFDLADDESITSILPLKSSDAENLIFLTAQGKVKRNSMSDFAYVPANGKVAIKLNDNDALISVKTAQNEDCIFISTRDGKCIRFLVEDLRVLKSRSSEGVKAITLGKDDSAISLSILNRRILSPEDKAEYMKTKFFERIQNPENHEEQFVLTVTENGYGKITSSYEYRITNRGGVGIINISTSERNGKVVSSFKVTLSNHIMLVTNRGQVIRIEASNIPVLGRNTQGVRLFSIRAEERVASVTEVEEVEDDDSETTENCQDDN; this is translated from the coding sequence ATGTCGACCATAATACCGGTAAATCTAGAGCAGGAACTGAAATCCTCTTACCTTTCTTACGCGATGAGCGTAATTATAAACAGGGCCATTCCCGATGTACGAGATGGATTAAAGCCTGTACATAGGAGAATTCTGTATTCTATGAATGAGCTTTCTTTCTACTGGAACAAGCCCTATAGAAAGTCGGCCAGGGTAATCGGGGAGGTTATTGGTAAATATCACCCGCATGGTGATAGTGCTATATATGATGCTCTGGTTCGTATGGCACAGAACTTTTCCCTACTCGTACCATTGATAGACGGTCAGGGAAACTTTGGTTCTATAGATGGCGACCCAGCTGCAGCGATGCGCTACACAGAAGTGCGTCTAGAGTATATATCCAAGTTCCTACTCGACGATTTATATGAAAACAGCGTGGACTTCCGTTCAAACTATGATAACTCAGAAACGGAACCTGTTGTTCTTCCAGCAAAATTCCCAAATATCCTGGTCAATGGAACAGCCGGGGTGGCAGTCGGAATGGCAACGAATGTGCCAACTCACAACCTATCCGAGGTAATAGAGGCATGTAAGTTGTACTTAGAAAACAATAATGTAACGACTGACGAACTCTTAAAGGTCATAAAAGGTCCTGACTTCCCTACAGGTGGATTGATCATCGGTGAGGAAGGAATAAAAGCATCTTTCGAAACCGGTAAGGGCTCTATCATTATACGGAGCAAGACACATTTCGAAGAAACTGAAACAAGAAAGGCGATTATTGTCGACGAGCTCCCGTACCAGGTTAATAAAGCAAAGTTAATAGAGAACATAGCTCTCTTGGTGAAGGAAAAGAGGCTTGATTCGATCAGTGATCTGAGAGACGAGTCGAACAAGGAGGGAATACGAGTCGTAATAGAGCTAAAAAGGGGTGCTTCCTTTGAGGTGGTTCTGAACCAACTTTTCCAGATGACACAGCTTCAGACATCATACAGCACGAATATGATGCTTCTTGACAACATGAGACCTACTCTGATGTCTCTTAGAGACATCTTGGCAGCCTTCATTGCTCACAGAAAGGAAGTAATCTCAAGACGAACAGAGTTCAGACTCGCCAAGGCTAGGGAAAAAGCTAACGTTCTGGTCGCACTGTATGTAGCGATTCTCAACATTGATGAGGTTGTACGTATTTTAAAATCCTCTGGAGATAATGAGACTGCAGTAAAAGCACTTTGCGCTAAACACTGGACTATAGACGAAGAACTTGAGCTGCTTGTAGAAACTATCTCAAACATTAAGCTCCTGAACAGAGAATACAAACTCAGCACGGCACAGTCTAAGGCGATCTTAGAAATGAAAATGCAACGTATAACCAATACCGAAAAAGGGCAATTGGTCGCTGAGATTCATGCTGAAATGGACATCGTAAAGGAATGTGCCTCAATACTGGGAAGTGAAGCTGTTTTGACAAATGTGATAGTGCAGGAGCTAAATGAAATAAAGGCAAAGTACCCACAAGCACGGAAGAGTATAATTTTAAAAAACGTCAATGCCGTGTACGCAGAAGAGGATCTTATCGAACGTGAGCAAGTCGTTGTTACAGCGACATATTCTGGGTATATAAAGCGTGTCCAAATCTCAAATTACAGGGTTCAGAGAAGAGGAGGTAAGGGGCGCATCGCACAAAACATAAAATCTGAGGATCAGTTGGCACAGATTTTCGTTCTCAGTACGCATGATGAGATCCTCTTCTTCTCCAGCAAAGGTAAAGTCTATAAGTTAAAGGCGTACAAGTTGCCTATAGGCGAACCTCAATCGCGCGGAAGGGCTTTGGTGAACATTTTTGATCTTGCTGATGATGAGTCTATTACGAGCATTCTTCCTTTGAAAAGCTCCGATGCTGAGAACTTAATATTCTTGACTGCTCAAGGAAAGGTCAAACGCAATTCTATGAGCGACTTTGCCTACGTTCCAGCAAATGGAAAGGTAGCTATAAAGCTCAACGATAACGACGCATTAATATCTGTCAAAACTGCTCAAAATGAAGACTGCATTTTTATTTCTACCAGGGATGGAAAATGTATAAGGTTCCTGGTTGAGGATTTGAGAGTCCTTAAGAGTAGAAGTTCTGAAGGCGTAAAAGCAATAACCCTGGGAAAAGATGATAGCGCTATTTCGCTCTCAATATTGAATAGGCGGATTCTTTCACCAGAGGACAAAGCTGAGTACATGAAAACTAAGTTCTTCGAGAGAATCCAAAATCCGGAAAATCACGAAGAGCAGTTTGTTCTTACAGTTACCGAAAATGGTTATGGCAAAATCACGTCAAGTTATGAATACAGGATAACAAACCGAGGAGGCGTCGGGATAATCAATATATCGACTTCCGAGCGCAACGGTAAGGTGGTCTCGAGCTTTAAGGTGACACTTAGTAACCATATAATGCTCGTTACAAACAGAGGACAAGTCATAAGAATAGAAGCAAGCAACATCCCGGTCCTTGGGCGTAATACACAAGGTGTACGTCTATTTTCCATCAGGGCTGAGGAAAGAGTTGCTTCGGTGACAGAAGTAGAAGAGGTGGAGGATGATGACTCCGAAACAACTGAAAATTGCCAAGACGATAATTAA
- the era gene encoding GTPase Era, giving the protein MSSSEYNISDCPQMGENLGENFRTRSAFVSLIGNSNVGKSTLLNALIGSKISAVTHKVQTTRTRIRGIYTKYDTQLVFVDTPGIFIPRCQLERVIVKNAWRAFAGTDVFCLIIDPRRPVSDSTKDILRKADGKLVLVINKIDLVEKPILLEVAQELNSLSYFEKTFMISALKGNGVDDLMNYLLISAQPGPWYFDKEDETDMPLGFNLSEILREKLFIRLHQELPYSLTVETENIEILDKSVKIRQVVHVMSESHKMIVIGSCGKTIGTIRKSAEKEMEDLFPGRKVYLSIFVRVSPNWGEKSDILNTINYI; this is encoded by the coding sequence ATGAGTAGTTCCGAATATAATATCAGTGATTGTCCTCAGATGGGAGAAAATTTGGGAGAAAATTTTCGTACTCGCTCCGCTTTTGTCTCTCTCATTGGGAACAGTAATGTTGGCAAGTCCACATTATTAAATGCCCTAATAGGAAGCAAGATATCCGCGGTGACACATAAAGTGCAGACCACAAGAACGAGAATCAGAGGTATATACACAAAATATGATACTCAGTTGGTTTTTGTTGACACTCCCGGAATTTTTATTCCGCGATGTCAGCTCGAAAGGGTCATAGTGAAAAACGCCTGGAGAGCGTTTGCTGGAACAGATGTCTTTTGTTTGATAATCGATCCAAGGCGCCCCGTCTCGGATAGTACAAAGGATATACTTAGGAAAGCTGATGGCAAATTGGTACTGGTGATAAATAAAATAGATCTTGTGGAAAAGCCAATACTGCTAGAAGTTGCTCAAGAACTAAACAGCTTGAGCTATTTTGAGAAGACATTCATGATTTCCGCTCTCAAAGGTAATGGAGTTGATGATCTTATGAACTACCTTCTTATATCTGCTCAGCCGGGACCCTGGTATTTTGATAAAGAAGATGAGACCGATATGCCGCTTGGGTTTAATCTTTCTGAAATTCTCCGGGAAAAGTTGTTTATCAGACTACATCAGGAACTTCCGTACTCGCTGACTGTAGAAACCGAAAATATTGAAATCCTTGATAAGAGCGTAAAGATCAGGCAAGTAGTCCACGTAATGAGTGAATCACATAAAATGATCGTAATAGGCTCGTGCGGAAAAACAATTGGTACGATCAGAAAATCCGCTGAGAAAGAAATGGAGGACCTTTTTCCTGGGAGAAAAGTGTACTTGTCAATATTTGTAAGGGTGAGTCCAAACTGGGGGGAAAAGTCTGATATTTTAAATACGATAAACTACATCTAG
- the fabD gene encoding ACP S-malonyltransferase codes for MKMFLFPGQGSQRVGMGKSLYENFSVAREVFSEVDESLGMNLSKIMFEGPENILSNTENTQPALMATSMAALKVLLSESGKSVSELSKYLAGHSLGEYTALCASGAITISQVARVLKIRGKSMQEAVPMGEGGMLALLKVTFEEVQDLIVESKVSCEISNDNSNEQVVVSGLIPEIDKFEEYAKQNGIRRMVRLKVSAPFHCKLMQHAVIPVKDALDNAEIVTPSVPIVSNVTASPVTEVQRIRELLVQQITSCVRWRESMLFSIETGVETFIEIGAGNVLSKMLSRMNPHVTTLNLGEVDDLDRIIATIG; via the coding sequence ATGAAGATGTTTTTGTTTCCCGGACAAGGTTCCCAACGTGTCGGTATGGGCAAAAGTTTGTACGAGAATTTCTCAGTTGCCCGGGAGGTTTTTTCCGAGGTTGATGAATCTCTGGGTATGAATTTATCAAAAATAATGTTTGAGGGACCGGAGAATATACTTTCGAACACTGAGAATACTCAGCCCGCGCTTATGGCAACCTCGATGGCGGCGCTTAAAGTTCTCTTATCAGAGTCTGGAAAAAGTGTTTCGGAGTTGTCTAAGTACTTAGCTGGACATTCACTCGGAGAATACACGGCACTGTGTGCGTCTGGTGCCATTACGATTTCTCAGGTTGCCAGAGTCTTAAAAATTAGAGGAAAATCGATGCAAGAAGCCGTTCCTATGGGTGAAGGTGGTATGCTTGCTCTTCTTAAGGTAACTTTTGAGGAAGTACAAGATCTCATAGTGGAGTCAAAGGTAAGCTGTGAGATTTCGAATGACAATAGTAATGAGCAGGTTGTTGTCAGTGGTTTGATCCCTGAAATAGATAAGTTTGAAGAGTACGCAAAACAAAATGGCATAAGGCGCATGGTGAGGTTGAAGGTGAGCGCACCTTTCCACTGTAAATTGATGCAGCATGCTGTTATACCAGTAAAAGATGCCCTCGATAATGCAGAAATCGTCACACCTTCTGTTCCGATCGTGTCGAATGTTACGGCAAGTCCAGTAACAGAAGTTCAGAGAATAAGGGAACTTCTAGTGCAGCAAATAACAAGCTGCGTGCGGTGGAGAGAGAGCATGCTTTTCTCAATAGAAACAGGTGTAGAAACTTTCATAGAAATAGGAGCAGGCAACGTTCTGAGTAAAATGCTTTCTCGAATGAACCCGCATGTGACAACATTGAATCTCGGAGAGGTAGATGATCTAGACAGAATTATTGCTACAATTGGGTGA
- the dnaG gene encoding DNA primase, which produces MLKKYIELIKERIPVSEVVSRTVKLKRVGSRLVGRCPFHQEKTPSFSVNDKGKFFYCFGCGKSGDVIDFISLTKRLDLNEAVEELASSIGIKIDKKNSGTEKFVQVFQFLEELRDWFCNNLNSRVAQEASYYIRNRLDDDVISEFKLGYCPSNLTSFINKTKNFPSTVIKSSGVLDKLGRCYFRDRLVFPINNVQGKVIGFGSRVIKEGILPKYINSCETDFFKKSEVLYNIDRIPKNSEEPIILVEGYMDVISLCQFGYKSVLGVLGTSITSHHLKVLNRLGRNLIFCFDGDNAGIKAAERVVELIMDEFINSLEIKTTFSFLPVGKDPDDLVRSDRAAFQRVLDGARSLSDTIFFLAKYGRQCSSPEDFIDLEKILEKYLTNVKDYKIRKHFQDFFQQRIFLLKRSLRPRNFISTYKGSEDAMRFVDARKLSSSASTHVDKKVLLLKIVIKFPEVLQNGDREEYFSLLKLSDPRHVKLQSFIVQLLNTSNDISSTSLERALLANTETAASYKLLSDLASLPDNIEKATFLWDKLQKQLWLDELREEYRRMIHTSDLDEGKMEEAQRILVKIREAEKE; this is translated from the coding sequence GTGTTAAAGAAATACATAGAACTAATTAAGGAAAGGATCCCTGTTTCCGAAGTTGTAAGTAGGACAGTTAAACTCAAAAGAGTTGGATCTAGACTTGTTGGGAGGTGTCCATTCCATCAGGAAAAGACGCCCTCGTTCTCGGTGAATGATAAAGGTAAATTCTTTTATTGTTTTGGTTGTGGTAAAAGTGGCGACGTCATAGACTTTATCTCCCTGACAAAACGATTAGATCTGAACGAAGCTGTTGAAGAGTTAGCTTCTAGCATAGGAATAAAAATAGACAAGAAAAATTCTGGGACGGAAAAGTTTGTCCAAGTATTTCAATTTTTAGAAGAGTTAAGGGACTGGTTTTGTAACAATTTAAACTCTAGAGTCGCTCAAGAAGCGAGTTACTATATAAGAAACCGTCTGGATGATGATGTGATTTCTGAATTTAAGTTGGGTTATTGTCCCTCTAATTTGACCTCCTTCATTAACAAAACTAAGAATTTTCCTAGTACTGTGATTAAAAGTTCTGGAGTCCTTGATAAATTAGGTAGATGTTACTTCAGAGATAGACTGGTTTTTCCAATAAACAATGTACAGGGAAAAGTGATTGGATTTGGAAGTAGGGTCATAAAAGAGGGTATTTTACCAAAGTACATAAACTCTTGTGAAACGGATTTTTTCAAAAAGAGTGAAGTGCTTTATAACATTGATAGGATTCCGAAAAATTCTGAAGAACCCATCATACTAGTGGAGGGATATATGGATGTTATATCTCTCTGTCAATTTGGGTATAAAAGTGTTTTGGGTGTCTTAGGAACATCTATCACGTCACATCATCTTAAAGTACTCAACCGGTTGGGAAGAAACCTAATATTTTGTTTCGATGGTGACAATGCCGGAATAAAAGCTGCCGAGAGGGTGGTGGAGCTCATTATGGATGAATTCATAAATTCTCTAGAGATAAAAACAACTTTCTCTTTCTTACCTGTAGGTAAGGATCCCGATGATCTTGTAAGGAGTGATAGAGCAGCATTTCAGCGTGTTTTAGATGGTGCCAGAAGTTTGTCTGATACGATATTCTTTTTAGCTAAGTACGGCAGGCAATGTAGTTCGCCAGAGGACTTTATAGATTTGGAAAAAATCTTAGAAAAATATCTGACAAACGTAAAAGACTATAAGATTAGAAAACATTTTCAGGATTTTTTTCAGCAGCGAATCTTTTTACTCAAAAGAAGTCTTCGTCCGCGTAATTTTATTTCCACGTATAAGGGTAGCGAAGATGCCATGCGGTTTGTAGACGCTAGAAAACTTTCTTCCTCCGCTAGCACACACGTGGACAAGAAAGTCTTATTGTTGAAGATAGTTATAAAATTTCCAGAAGTTCTGCAAAATGGTGATCGTGAAGAATACTTTTCCTTGTTAAAACTAAGCGATCCACGACATGTGAAACTCCAATCCTTCATAGTGCAATTGCTCAATACCTCGAATGATATTAGTAGTACATCCCTTGAAAGGGCATTGCTTGCGAACACCGAGACGGCTGCATCTTATAAGCTTCTAAGTGATTTGGCTTCACTTCCAGATAATATAGAAAAGGCAACCTTTTTATGGGATAAACTGCAGAAACAATTATGGCTCGACGAGCTCCGAGAAGAGTATCGACGAATGATTCATACCTCTGATCTAGATGAGGGCAAAATGGAAGAAGCTCAAAGAATCTTGGTAAAGATTCGGGAGGCGGAAAAAGAATGA
- the acpS gene encoding holo-ACP synthase codes for MKKKTSIGVDIVKLSRIEKVLELYQQKFLLRFFDMNEIKEAEVHRGKGMIAYLAKRFAAKEAIIKARGHGMGLAIKQISIRNNSKGKPFIYFKDRMLRNSQISLSDDGDYAIAFVVLGDRI; via the coding sequence ATGAAGAAAAAAACTAGCATAGGAGTCGATATTGTGAAACTATCTCGCATCGAGAAAGTGCTAGAACTTTATCAGCAGAAATTTCTTTTGAGATTTTTCGACATGAACGAAATAAAAGAGGCTGAAGTCCATCGCGGAAAGGGTATGATTGCGTATTTAGCAAAGCGTTTTGCTGCAAAAGAGGCAATAATAAAAGCACGAGGGCACGGTATGGGTCTAGCAATTAAACAGATCTCGATAAGGAATAATTCTAAAGGAAAACCGTTCATTTATTTTAAAGATAGGATGCTCCGGAATTCCCAAATTTCTCTTAGTGATGATGGTGACTATGCGATAGCCTTTGTTGTTCTTGGTGATAGAATATAA
- the dcd gene encoding dCTP deaminase yields the protein MPVMPDQWIKSRALESRMIEPFVSSKISNGVISYGLSSYGYDARVSNKFKIFTNLAVSQVDPKNFDESMLIEKTGDFCVIPPNSFALGCTVEYFRIPRDVIVICLGKSTYARCGIIVNVTPLEPEWEGHVTLEFSNTTPLPAKIYSNEGVCQMIFLKGSASCDVSYKDAKGKYMGQAGITLPIVK from the coding sequence ATGCCCGTAATGCCTGATCAGTGGATAAAGTCCAGGGCTTTAGAATCTAGGATGATAGAGCCGTTTGTATCGTCCAAAATCTCCAATGGTGTTATTTCCTATGGTCTTTCCTCATACGGATACGATGCGAGAGTATCAAATAAATTCAAGATCTTTACGAATCTTGCAGTTTCGCAAGTCGATCCAAAAAACTTTGACGAGTCAATGCTCATAGAGAAAACAGGGGATTTCTGTGTTATTCCACCGAACAGCTTTGCACTAGGGTGCACGGTTGAATATTTTAGAATTCCTCGTGATGTTATAGTCATCTGTTTGGGGAAGTCTACATATGCTAGATGCGGAATAATAGTAAATGTAACGCCCCTCGAACCTGAATGGGAAGGTCATGTTACCCTTGAGTTTTCCAACACTACACCATTACCGGCAAAAATTTACTCAAATGAGGGTGTGTGTCAGATGATTTTTCTAAAGGGTAGTGCCAGTTGTGACGTTTCATATAAGGATGCGAAAGGCAAATATATGGGTCAAGCTGGTATTACGCTTCCTATAGTAAAATAA